A stretch of the Glycine soja cultivar W05 chromosome 13, ASM419377v2, whole genome shotgun sequence genome encodes the following:
- the LOC114381205 gene encoding probable myosin-binding protein 4 isoform X1, protein MASGGKETSFVKARRMKGFISLLTSAACEWLLIFLLLLNALLSYMLTKFASYCQLQMPCLLCSRLDQILCRERPEFYVNLFCSSHKSEISSLILCHIHGKLADGHRMCDDCLLSVTAKTKCNAKTHKLLVGKFGLVLGGSGFKSPSLSRDLFAGSKGARLCTRQCTCCGKLWKSDQNSPRSIQLKSPGRAFLKPNIPFPCAPRQSRLNHRDNLKKMRDKFPGSEGKSSFQPLSHIGYTELRLNSDSESEFLFSDDDDVSSVFHENIEASNDPKAQVTSAPSSNCIPSALNPENLNDSSAKSMPLPSDQCVEPNVSEHQDVNANSAEEINLQQEKQETFSSDLAELISINEVSPSPIVMNVPDRESEDSKITSPSQDSRPTPLSELMTLNDTHAHAEASSEKSADVAQASDTGMVSEKKGEVLEKIGTEEKASTETHLEVCNSAPINPKEVDNVKEELEQSPSDKSSPNGSNISSYVPINHIHSPPGTDAEASSSNGVQVLQKSSSVESGIDSLDESNIDEIEGDSNDDRLRRQIEYYKKCMDSLQKELEAERNASAVATNEAMSMITRLQEEKAALQMEALQYLRMMEEQAEYDNDELEKVNDLLTEKEKEIQDLEAELEYYRSNLGDDEPMVHNMHKESRDLKGEDVTVQNTGVHNITNTASSSKNAEVSKVGEEDVTSGTTFLEFEEEKEYISQCLKNLEEKVHQISLHAPNDRSEKLEVSELNQQGASNGEGHQLDGHEDTGLSTEKSINTLNGNHIDKDGSAAEDVDACSLSAENNHSKSPELQICTPRREVELVALENEISDLNERLEALEFDHDLLEHLTNSLQNGNDGKQFIQDIAHRLHELRKIAIR, encoded by the exons ATGGCATCAGGTGGAAAGGAAACTTCATTTGTCAAAGCAAGGAGAATGAAAGGGTTCATTTCCCTTCTTACATCTGCAGCTTGTGAGTGGCTTTTGATATTTCTGCTGCTACTCAATGCCTTGCTATCATATATGCTCACCAAGTTTGCGAGTTATTGCCAACTGCAAATGCCTTGCTTGTTGTGTTCTAGGCTTGATCAAATCTTATGCCGTGAAAGGCCGGAGTTCTATGTGAACCTGTTTTGCAGCAGTCACAAATCAGAAATATCATCTCTGATTTTGTGTCATATTCATGGTAAGCTGGCAGATGGGCATAGGATGTGTGATGATTGTCTTTTGTCCGTCACTGCAAAGACCAAGTGCAATGCAAAAACGCACAAATTGTTGGTGGGTAAATTTGGGCTGGTTCTTGGTGGTTCTGGTTTCAAAAGTCCATCACTAAGTAGAGATTTGTTTGCTGGCTCTAAGGGTGCAAGACTATGTACAAGACAATGTACTTGTTGTGGTAAGCTTTGGAAGTCAGATCAGAACTCCCCAAGATCTATCCAACTAAAATCACCTGGGAGAGCTTTTCTTAAGCCAAATATTCCTTTTCCATGTGCACCGAGGCAAAGCCGTTTAAATCACCGGGATAACTTGAAGAAAATGAGGGATAAATTTCCTGGATCAGAGGGAAAAAGCAGTTTTCAGCCACTATCTCATATTGGGTACACTGAGCTGAGACTTAATTCTGATTCTGAGTCCGAATTTCTATtttctgatgatgatgatgttagtAGTGTGTTTCATGAGAACATTGAAGCCAGCAATGACCCTAAAGCTCAAGTTACATCTGCACCTTCCTCAAACTGTATTCCGAGTGCTTTGAATCCGGAAAATCTGAATGATAGTTCTGCCAAATCCATGCCTTTGCCTTCAGATCAATGTGTGGAGCCTAATGTCAGCGAACATCAAGATGTGAATGCCAATTCTGCAGAAGAAATTAATTTGCAGCAAGAAAAGCAAGAGACATTCAGTTCTGACCTGGCTGAGCTCATTTCAATAAACGAGGTTTCACCATCACCTATTGTTATGAATGTTCCTGATAGAGAATCAGAAGATAGTAAGATTACTTCTCCTTCTCAGGATTCTCGTCCTACTCCTCTATCTGAGCTTATGACTTTGAACGACACACATGCACATGCTGAAGCATCATCAGAAAAAT CTGCAGATGTTGCACAAGCAAGTGATACTGGAATGGTATCTGAAAAGAAAGGGGAAGTTTTAGAGAAGATTGGTACAGAGGAAAAAGCATCAACTGAGACTCATCTGGAGGTATGTAATTCTGCTCCTATAAATCCTAAGGAAGTTGATAATGTCAAGGAAGAACTGGAGCAATCACCATCAGACAAATCTTCTCCTAATGGGTCTAATATATCATCATATGTTCCCATAAATCATATTCACTCGCCACCTGGGACAGATGCTGAGGCTTCTAGTTCTAACGGAGTTCAGGTACTTCAAAAGTCATCCTCAGTGGAATCTGGTATTGATTCTCTGGATGAAAGCAATATTGATGAAATTGAAGGAGATTCTAATGATGATAGACTGAGGAGACAAATTGAGTATTACAAGAAATGCATGGATTCTTTACAGAAGGAACTGGAGGCAGAAAGAAACGCTTCTGCTGTTGCTACAAATGAAGCAATGTCTATGATTACAAGGTTACAGGAGGAGAAGGCAGCACTGCAGATGGAGGCTCTTCAATATTTAAGAATGATGGAGGAGCAAGCAGAATATGATAATGATGAATTGGAGAAAGTTAATGATCTACtcacagaaaaggaaaaagagatacAAGATTTGGAAGCCGAGCTGGAATATTATAGATCAAACTTGGGGGATGATGAACCTATGGTCCATAATATGCATAAGGAAAGTCGGGATTTGAAAGGAGAAGATGTCACAGTGCAAAACACTGGTGTGCATAACATCACAAATACCGCAAGCAGTTCAAAGAATGCTGAGGTATCCAAAGTTGGTGAGGAAGATGTGACCAGTGGAACCACATTTTTGGAATTTGAGGAGGAAAAGGAATACATTTCTCAATGTTTGAAAAACTTGGAAGAGAAGGTTCATCAAATCTCTTTGCATGCGCCTAATGATAGATCTGAGAAACTTGAAGTCAGTGAATTGAATCAACAAGGAGCTTCTAATGGTGAAGGGCATCAATTAGATGGTCATGAAGATACTGGATTGTCCACAGAGAAAAGCATTAATACATTGAATGGAAATCATATTGATAAAGATGGATCAGCTGCTGAAGATGTTGATGCTTGTTCTCTTAGTGCAGAAAACAATCATTCCAAATCTCCTGAACTACAAATCTGCACGCCTAGAAGAGAAGTTGAGTTGGTTGCTCTAGAAAATGAAATATCAGACCTTAATGAACGGTTGGAAGCACTTGAATTTGATCATGATCTTCTGGAGCACCTAACAAATTCTCTTCAAAATGGCAATGATGGAAAACAATTTATTCAAGACATAGCTCATCGATTGCATGAGCTTCGGAAAATTGCAATAAGATGA
- the LOC114381205 gene encoding probable myosin-binding protein 6 isoform X2, translated as MASGGKETSFVKARRMKGFISLLTSAACEWLLIFLLLLNALLSYMLTKFASYCQLQMPCLLCSRLDQILCRERPEFYVNLFCSSHKSEISSLILCHIHGKLADGHRMCDDCLLSVTAKTKCNAKTHKLLVGKFGLVLGGSGFKSPSLSRDLFAGSKGARLCTRQCTCCGKLWKSDQNSPRSIQLKSPGRAFLKPNIPFPCAPRQSRLNHRDNLKKMRDKFPGSEGKSSFQPLSHIGYTELRLNSDSESEFLFSDDDDVSSVFHENIEASNDPKAQVTSAPSSNCIPSALNPENLNDSSAKSMPLPSDQCVEPNVSEHQDVNANSAEEINLQQEKQETFSSDLAELISINEVSPSPIVMNVPDRESEDTADVAQASDTGMVSEKKGEVLEKIGTEEKASTETHLEVCNSAPINPKEVDNVKEELEQSPSDKSSPNGSNISSYVPINHIHSPPGTDAEASSSNGVQVLQKSSSVESGIDSLDESNIDEIEGDSNDDRLRRQIEYYKKCMDSLQKELEAERNASAVATNEAMSMITRLQEEKAALQMEALQYLRMMEEQAEYDNDELEKVNDLLTEKEKEIQDLEAELEYYRSNLGDDEPMVHNMHKESRDLKGEDVTVQNTGVHNITNTASSSKNAEVSKVGEEDVTSGTTFLEFEEEKEYISQCLKNLEEKVHQISLHAPNDRSEKLEVSELNQQGASNGEGHQLDGHEDTGLSTEKSINTLNGNHIDKDGSAAEDVDACSLSAENNHSKSPELQICTPRREVELVALENEISDLNERLEALEFDHDLLEHLTNSLQNGNDGKQFIQDIAHRLHELRKIAIR; from the exons ATGGCATCAGGTGGAAAGGAAACTTCATTTGTCAAAGCAAGGAGAATGAAAGGGTTCATTTCCCTTCTTACATCTGCAGCTTGTGAGTGGCTTTTGATATTTCTGCTGCTACTCAATGCCTTGCTATCATATATGCTCACCAAGTTTGCGAGTTATTGCCAACTGCAAATGCCTTGCTTGTTGTGTTCTAGGCTTGATCAAATCTTATGCCGTGAAAGGCCGGAGTTCTATGTGAACCTGTTTTGCAGCAGTCACAAATCAGAAATATCATCTCTGATTTTGTGTCATATTCATGGTAAGCTGGCAGATGGGCATAGGATGTGTGATGATTGTCTTTTGTCCGTCACTGCAAAGACCAAGTGCAATGCAAAAACGCACAAATTGTTGGTGGGTAAATTTGGGCTGGTTCTTGGTGGTTCTGGTTTCAAAAGTCCATCACTAAGTAGAGATTTGTTTGCTGGCTCTAAGGGTGCAAGACTATGTACAAGACAATGTACTTGTTGTGGTAAGCTTTGGAAGTCAGATCAGAACTCCCCAAGATCTATCCAACTAAAATCACCTGGGAGAGCTTTTCTTAAGCCAAATATTCCTTTTCCATGTGCACCGAGGCAAAGCCGTTTAAATCACCGGGATAACTTGAAGAAAATGAGGGATAAATTTCCTGGATCAGAGGGAAAAAGCAGTTTTCAGCCACTATCTCATATTGGGTACACTGAGCTGAGACTTAATTCTGATTCTGAGTCCGAATTTCTATtttctgatgatgatgatgttagtAGTGTGTTTCATGAGAACATTGAAGCCAGCAATGACCCTAAAGCTCAAGTTACATCTGCACCTTCCTCAAACTGTATTCCGAGTGCTTTGAATCCGGAAAATCTGAATGATAGTTCTGCCAAATCCATGCCTTTGCCTTCAGATCAATGTGTGGAGCCTAATGTCAGCGAACATCAAGATGTGAATGCCAATTCTGCAGAAGAAATTAATTTGCAGCAAGAAAAGCAAGAGACATTCAGTTCTGACCTGGCTGAGCTCATTTCAATAAACGAGGTTTCACCATCACCTATTGTTATGAATGTTCCTGATAGAGAATCAGAAGATA CTGCAGATGTTGCACAAGCAAGTGATACTGGAATGGTATCTGAAAAGAAAGGGGAAGTTTTAGAGAAGATTGGTACAGAGGAAAAAGCATCAACTGAGACTCATCTGGAGGTATGTAATTCTGCTCCTATAAATCCTAAGGAAGTTGATAATGTCAAGGAAGAACTGGAGCAATCACCATCAGACAAATCTTCTCCTAATGGGTCTAATATATCATCATATGTTCCCATAAATCATATTCACTCGCCACCTGGGACAGATGCTGAGGCTTCTAGTTCTAACGGAGTTCAGGTACTTCAAAAGTCATCCTCAGTGGAATCTGGTATTGATTCTCTGGATGAAAGCAATATTGATGAAATTGAAGGAGATTCTAATGATGATAGACTGAGGAGACAAATTGAGTATTACAAGAAATGCATGGATTCTTTACAGAAGGAACTGGAGGCAGAAAGAAACGCTTCTGCTGTTGCTACAAATGAAGCAATGTCTATGATTACAAGGTTACAGGAGGAGAAGGCAGCACTGCAGATGGAGGCTCTTCAATATTTAAGAATGATGGAGGAGCAAGCAGAATATGATAATGATGAATTGGAGAAAGTTAATGATCTACtcacagaaaaggaaaaagagatacAAGATTTGGAAGCCGAGCTGGAATATTATAGATCAAACTTGGGGGATGATGAACCTATGGTCCATAATATGCATAAGGAAAGTCGGGATTTGAAAGGAGAAGATGTCACAGTGCAAAACACTGGTGTGCATAACATCACAAATACCGCAAGCAGTTCAAAGAATGCTGAGGTATCCAAAGTTGGTGAGGAAGATGTGACCAGTGGAACCACATTTTTGGAATTTGAGGAGGAAAAGGAATACATTTCTCAATGTTTGAAAAACTTGGAAGAGAAGGTTCATCAAATCTCTTTGCATGCGCCTAATGATAGATCTGAGAAACTTGAAGTCAGTGAATTGAATCAACAAGGAGCTTCTAATGGTGAAGGGCATCAATTAGATGGTCATGAAGATACTGGATTGTCCACAGAGAAAAGCATTAATACATTGAATGGAAATCATATTGATAAAGATGGATCAGCTGCTGAAGATGTTGATGCTTGTTCTCTTAGTGCAGAAAACAATCATTCCAAATCTCCTGAACTACAAATCTGCACGCCTAGAAGAGAAGTTGAGTTGGTTGCTCTAGAAAATGAAATATCAGACCTTAATGAACGGTTGGAAGCACTTGAATTTGATCATGATCTTCTGGAGCACCTAACAAATTCTCTTCAAAATGGCAATGATGGAAAACAATTTATTCAAGACATAGCTCATCGATTGCATGAGCTTCGGAAAATTGCAATAAGATGA
- the LOC114380732 gene encoding iron-sulfur protein NUBPL-like yields the protein MRRLGSIRSYAKHLRIDGVKDTIAVASGKGGVGKSTTAVNLAVALARKCQLKVGLLDADVYGPSIPTMMNINTKPEVTHDKKMIPIENYGIKCMSIGLLVEKDTPIVWRGPMVSNALEKMTRGVDWGNLDILVMDMPPGTGDVQIAMSQNLQLSGALIVSTPQDVALMDARRGVKMFNKVDVPILGIVENMSCFKCPHCGEPSYIFGKGGTQGTASEMGLELLGKIPLEVEIREACDQGHPIVLAAPDSVVSRAYGEVAEKLAQKLKEQQFQPEIIL from the exons ATGAGG AGGCTAGGAAGCATTCGGAGCTATGCAAAGCATCTTCGTATAGATGGTGTGAAGGATACTATAGCTGTTGCCTCTGGCAAAGGTGGTGTTGGCAAGTCAACCACTGCTG TTAATTTGGCTGTTGCACTTGCAAGAAAGTGTCAGCTTAAGGTTGGTTTGCTTGATGCTGATGTGTATGGACCCAGCATTCCCACCATGATGAACATCAATACAAAGCCTGAAGTCACTCATG ATAAGAAAATGATTCCTATTGAAAATTATGGAATCAAATGTATGTCAATAGGGTTACTTGTGGAGAAGGATACCCCAATtgtttggagaggtcccatg GTATCAAATGCTCTTGAAAAAATGACAAGGGGAGTTGACTGGGGTAACCTTGACATTCTAGTGATGGATATGCCTCCTGGCACTGGTGACGTCCAGATAGCTATGTCTCAAAATCTTCAATTATCAG GTGCACTGATTGTTTCAACTCCTCAAGATGTTGCATTAATGGATGCCAGGAGGGGAGTAAAAATGTTCAATAAAGTTGATGTTCCG ATTTTGGGAATTGTTGAGAACATGAGCTGCTTTAAGTGTCCGCATTGTGGTGAACCTTCATACATATTTGGTAAAGGAGGGACTCAAGGGACAGCCTCCGAAATGGGATTAGAACTTTTAGGCAAG ATACCACTGGAAGTGGAGATCAGAGAAGCTTGTGATCAGGGGCACCCCATAGTGTTGGCTGCACCTGATTCAGTAGTTTCCAGAGCATACGGCGAGGTAGCTGAAAAGCTTGCTCAGAAACTCAAGGAACAGCAGTTCCAACCGGAGATAATACTATGA
- the LOC114381151 gene encoding cytochrome P450 94A2-like: MEPESPALLLILFATLLWFLATTLSRGKSPPPSPTTIPKAYPVIGSVFSIAANNRRRIHWISDILHASPSSTFVLHRAFGSRQVFTANPTVVQHILKTNFPVYPKGLTLNRALGDFLGQGIFNSDGAGWKVQRQISSHEFNTRALRKFVETVVDAELSGRLLPLLAAAAKNKTVIPDLQDILQRFTFDNICKIAFGFDPEYLLPSLPLTPFATAFDDATRISSERFNAAFPLFWKIKSLLNLGSEKRLKEAISEVRGLARRIIVEKKKEFQEKETLDTLDLLSRFLCSGHSDEEFVMDIIISFILAGRDTTSAALTWFFWLISKHPKVEEEVVKEVMEKDAAYTHVYDEVKDMVYTHAALCESMRLYPPVPVDTKEAGEDDVLPDGTEVKRGWRVAYHIYAMGRSEKIWGADWGEFRPERWLSRDEVEGRWKFEGVDAFTYPVFQAGPRVCLGREMAFLQMKRLVAGIIKSFKVLSEVAEPEFAAYLTSFMVGGFPVRIQNRT, from the coding sequence ATGGAACCTGAAAGCCCAGCTTTGTTGCTTATTTTGTTTGCAACCCTACTTTGGTTCTTAGCCACAACACTTTCCAGAGGCAAATCTCCACCACCCTCTCCCACCACCATTCCCAAAGCATATCCTGTCATCGGTTCGGTGTTCTCCATCGCCGCCAACAACCGCCGCCGCATCCACTGGATCTCCGACATCCTCCACGCCTCCCCCTCCTCCACCTTCGTCCTCCACCGCGCCTTCGGCTCCCGCCAGGTCTTCACGGCGAACCCCACCGTTGTCCAGCACATTCTCAAGACCAACTTCCCTGTGTACCCCAAGGGCCTGACTCTGAATCGGGCCCTTGGAGACTTCCTCGGCCAGGGTATCTTCAACTCAGATGGCGCTGGATGGAAAGTTCAGCGCCAAATTTCCAGCCACGAGTTCAACACTCGCGCTCTCCGCAAGTTCGTCGAAACCGTGGTCGACGCCGAACTCTCCGGCCGCCTCCTCCCCCTCCTCGCCGCCGCCGCCAAAAACAAAACCGTCATCCCCGACCTTCAGGACATCCTCCAACGCTTCACGTTTGACAACATCTGCAAGATCGCGTTCGGCTTCGACCCGGAGTATCTCCTCCCCTCCCTCCCGTTAACCCCCTTCGCCACCGCCTTCGACGACGCCACCAGAATCAGCAGCGAGAGGTTCAACGCCGCCTTCCCTCTCTTCTGGAAAATCAAAAGCCTCCTCAACCTCGGCTCCGAGAAGCGCCTCAAGGAAGCGATCTCCGAGGTAAGAGGCTTAGCAAGGAGAATCATcgtagaaaagaagaaagagtttCAAGAGAAAGAAACTCTGGACACCTTGGATCTGTTATCACGGTTTTTGTGCTCTGGCCACTCCGACGAAGAGTTCGTTATGGATATTATCATAAGCTTCATTTTAGCGGGGAGGGACACTACCTCCGCGGCGCTAACGTGGTTCTTCTGGCTGATTTCCAAGCACCCGAAAGTGGAGGAGGAGGTGGTTAAGGAGGTTATGGAGAAAGACGCGGCATACACGCACGTGTATGATGAGGTGAAGGACATGGTATACACGCACGCGGCGTTGTGCGAGAGCATGAGGCTGTACCCGCCGGTGCCGGTGGATACGAAGGAGGCAGGGGAAGACGACGTTTTGCCGGATGGGACAGAGGTGAAGAGAGGGTGGAGAGTGGCGTATCATATTTACGCGATGGGGCGGTCGGAGAAGATATGGGGGGCGGATTGGGGCGAGTTTAGGCCAGAGAGGTGGCTGAGTAGGGACGAGGTGGAAGGGAGGTGGAAATTCGAGGGGGTGGATGCTTTTACTTATCCGGTTTTTCAGGCTGGACCAAGGGTGTGTTTGGGAAGGGAAATGGCGTTTTTGCAGATGAAAAGACTTGTGGCCGGGAttatcaagagcttcaaggtGCTGTCGGAGGTGGCCGAACCCGAGTTCGCTGCGTATCTCACTTCTTTCATGGTTGGTGGCTTCCCTGTCAGGATTCAGAACCGTACGTAA
- the LOC114381827 gene encoding fructokinase-1-like yields the protein MPLSVPARARIHHLHGPSFFPSISKPKQKPIWPTLLPLNRAFGCRSLEIAVPSPSSSLPSNVGPNSWKHVDVATLSNLCVDIVLNVPQLPPPSPLQRKAFMDRLAQSPPDKKYWEAGGNCNMAIAAARLGLNCISIGHVGNEIYGKFLSDVLRDEGIGLVGMITNDDIVNSSSGSASCETLLCWVLVDPLQRHGFCSRADFCEEPILHWMSKLSSEVKMAIKNSKVLFCNGYGFDELSPGALLSAMEYAVEVGTSIFFDPGPRGKSLSTGTPDEQRALNQLLRMSDVLLLTSEEAEELTGINDPILAGQEFLKRGIRTKWVIVKMGSKGSILITASSVACAPAFKVNVIDTVGCGDSFVAAIVYGFIHNMPLVNTLAIANAVGAATAMGCGAGRNVATLENVVHILRSSNLSEDDEFWIEILEKNVVAQEITYLSNVMNGNKNRLNLVSFDKVASELLPKLELPQTVGNAPT from the exons ATGCCTCTCTCAGTCCCAGCCAGAGCGAGAATCCACCATCTCCATGGACCCTCCTTTTTCCCTTCCATTtccaaaccaaaacaaaaacccatttGGCCAACCCTTTTGCCTCTGAATCGCGCATTCGGGTGCAGAAGCCTCGAAATCGCCGTCCCTAGCCCCTCCTCCTCGCTCCCTTCCAACGTTGGACCGAATAGTTGGAAACACGTGGACGTTGCCACTCTGAGCAACCTCTGCGTCGACATCGTCCTCAATGTCCCGCAGTTGCCCCCTCCCTCCCCTCTTCAACGCAAGGCTTTCATGGACCGCTTGGCCCAATCTCCCCCTGACaag AAATATTGGGAAGCTGGTGGGAACTGCAATATGGCTATAGCAGCTGCAAGGTTAGGACTCAACTGCATATCAATTGGTCATGTGGGTAATGAAATCTATGGGAAGTTTCTGTCAGATGTGCTTCGTGATGAGGGCATTGGTTTGGTTGGGATGATTACTAATGACGATATCGTCAACAGCTCTAGTGGTAGTGCCTCTTGTGAAACTCTTTTATGTTGGGTTCTTGTTGATCCTTTACAAAGACATGGTTTTTGCAG TCGGGCTGATTTTTGCGAGGAGCCTATATTGCATTGGATGAGTAAATTGTCCAGTGAAGTTAAAATGgctattaaaaattcaaaggtCTTGTTCTGTAATGGATATGGATTTGATGAGCTCTCTCCTGGTGCACTACTCTCAGCAATGGAATATGCTGTTGAAGTTGGCACATCAATCTTCTTTGATCCTGGACCACGTGGAAAGAGTCTCTCCACTGGGACCCCAGATGAACAAAGAGCTCTTAACCAGTTACTGAGAATGAGTGATGTTCTTCTTCTAACTTCTGAGGAG GCTGAGGAATTAACCGGCATAAACGATCCAATATTAGCAGGGCAGGAGTTTCTCAAAAGAGGGATTCGCACAAAATGGGTGATTGTAAAAATGGGTTCTAAGGGTTCAATTCTTATAACAGCATCGAGTGTAGCTTGTGCACCTGCATTCAAG GTGAATGTTATTGACACTGTTGGATGTGGAGACAGTTTTGTTGCTGCTATTGTCTATGGTTTTATACATAATATGCCACTGGTTAATACATTGGCAATTGCAAATGCAGTGGGTGCTGCAACAGCCATGGGCTGTGGTGCTGGTAGGAATGTAGCAACACTGGAGAATGTAGTACATATATTAAGATCATCAAACCTCAGCGAAGATGATGAATTTTGGATTGAAATACTTGAAAAGAATGTGGTTGCTCAGGAAATAACATACCTGTCAAATGTTATGAACGGAAACAAAAACCGTCTCAACCTTGTCTCATTTGACAAGGTTGCCTCTGAGCTCTTGCCTAAGCTTGAACTTCCACAAACAGTGGGGAATGCGCCAACTTGA
- the LOC114380840 gene encoding glu S.griseus protease inhibitor-like, with amino-acid sequence MASLLCQGKSSWPEVVGTNGVVAVEKIERENDNVRARLVGEGSMVTMDFWCNRVWVWVDKIGVVTRVPKIG; translated from the exons ATGGCAAGTCTACTATGTCAAG GGAAGAGTTCGTGGCCTGAGGTTGTGGGAACAAACGGGGTGGTAGCAGTGGAGAAGATTGAGAGAGAGAATGATAATGTTCGTGCAAGATTGGTGGGAGAAGGATCTATGGTGACAATGGACTTTTGGTGCAACCGAGTTTGGGTTTGGGTCGACAAAATTGGGGTGGTCACTCGTGTGCCAAAGATAGGTTAG